From Oncorhynchus keta strain PuntledgeMale-10-30-2019 chromosome 25, Oket_V2, whole genome shotgun sequence, one genomic window encodes:
- the LOC118357990 gene encoding ataxin-2-like isoform X2 — MSMKQAGGNRKPGGGAAAGAGRQNLGRGRHSTKGTSAAVVFNGVYANMRMVHVLTSVVGSKCELKVKNGLVYDGVFKTYGPECDLVLDAAHRKIPKPSEGPRQEDIVESIIFKASDVVVVHFRDVDLNFASKNNFTDTAVSGRINGEHKEKDLEPWDGGEQQQHVVSGSLESLDTDVSNGWDPNDMFKYNEEQYGIMSTYDSSLSSYTVALERDNSEEFLKREARAAQLAQEIEASATYKARVALENDERTEEDKYSAVVRGEKGERGEREPHTLNRENKYIPPGQRNREGMSWGVGRQNSPKLVQSSSGPPRPGPHDYSPSSGADQRVVNGGITSRLSPCPSPSLRPPFCYQSGPSSLPSRVATPTRPPSRPPSWASRPSSHPSAHGAPALVSTMPNRRMSSEGPPRMSPKTQRTPRTHRVPPGGRVPPGVDFMPYNAPGEVPVPPPTRTSSGGTWSSVVSGAHRPRSPRQNSMGGASPGPSSLPLAQTGTTPVEPATTQSDPSPTAASPARDMAATPSEAKESRVQETRQNSPTANKENMKPLESPPSISRPLSKGPPSMAPDHRKQIDNLKKFSVDFRLQSSSNPDPQFEQMTKPPPDAAGEKPKELPLDKGLEGSEEGNVASTGSSKAGSPGAPSSSPLCPAPEQKRGPDVTSQGVQTSAPTFSGGAKSEDKEEKEPVKDQIIKSTLNPNAHEFKPRVFNTQHKPATTPTPPRPQGQPSPSIVVQQPQQVYSQTVCFPQMYPLTPVSPGVQKSIIWKSPAMYHVQMPHMTVSQSKPYRPVANMPQQRSDQHHPQGTPTMMHPAQAAGPPIVAQSPTYSTQYFTCSPQQFTSQQLMQQMPHYQSQAQHVFSPVMQSQARMMAPPNHGQPGQLVSSTTQYGEQTHTMYVSQGPMPQQYQHPQPSATPTGQAQQGGQHGGNHPAPSPVQQHQAAAAQALHMGNQPQQQMYQALAPTPPSMTPGTNPQSPQGSFPSAQQAVYLHPQQMQHGYNPSHMAHMQQAHMQSGMVPSHPGHPQMMLMATQQPGGPQLPQNALNPIPVSSTTHFSYLAHPQVQQHHQ, encoded by the exons ATGTCAATGAAGCAGGCCGGTGGTAATCGCAAACCCGGCGGTGGTGCTGCCGCTGGGGCCGGACGACAGAATTTGGGCAG GGGACGGCATAGTACCAAAGGTACTTCGGCAGCA GTTGTCTTCAACGGTGTATATGCAAACATGAGGATGGTCCATGTCTTGACATCAGTAGTG GGATCCAAATGCGAACTGAAGGTTAAAAATGGATTGGTTTATGACGGAGTGTTCAAAACATATGGCCCAGAG TGTGACCTGGTCCTAGATGCAGCCCACAGGAAGATCCCTAAACCCAGCGAGGGCCCGCGACAGGAAGACATTGTGGAAAGCATCATCTTCAAGGCTTCTGACGTGGTGGTGGTGCATTTCAGAGACGTGGACCTCAATTTTGCCAGTAAAA ACAACTTCACGGATACGGCGGTGAGCGGCAGAATCAACGGGGAGCACAAGGAGAAGGACCTGGAGCCGTGGGATGGAGGGGAGCAGCAGCAGCACGTTGTCTCAGGCAGCCTGGAGTCCCTGGACACAGACGTG tctaaTGGTTGGGACCCGAATGACATGTTCAAGTACAACGAAGAGCAGTATGGCATCATGTCGACCTACGACAGCAGCCTGTCTAGCTACAC TGTTGCCCTGGAGCGGGATAACTCAGAGGAGTTCCTGAAGCGGGAGGCACGGGCAGCCCAGCTGGCGCAGGAGATTGAGGCCAGCGCCACCTACAAGGCCCGCGTGGCCCTGGAGAACGACGAGCGCACCGAGGAGGATAAGTACTCAGCCGTGGTGCGCGGAGAGAAGGGAGAGCGTGGAGAGCGGGAGCCACACACACTCAACAG AGAAAACAAGTACATTCCCCCGggccagaggaacagagaggggatgTCATGGGGAGTGGGTCGTCAGAACTCCCCCAAGTTGGTCCAGAGCAGCAGCGGACCTCCACGGCCAGGTCCCCATGACTACAGCCCCAGTTCTGGAGCCGACCAGCGGGTTGTCAACGGAG GTATCACCTCGCGGCTATCTCCCTGCCCATCTCCCTCCTTGCGTCCTCCTTTTTGCTACCAGTCAgggccctcctctctcccatccaggGTGGCCACACCCACCCGGCCTCCCTCCAGACCTCCCTCGTGGGCTTCCCGGCCCTCGTCTCACCCCTCCGCTCACGGCGCTCCAGCTCTCGTCTCCACTATGCCCAATAGACGCATGTCCTCCGAAG gcccTCCCAGGATGTCACCGAAGACACAGCGCACCCCACGCACCCACAGAGTTCCCCCTGGGGGTAGAGTCCCTCCGGGAGTAGACTTCATGCCCTACAATGCTCCAGGAGAGGTGCCTGTGCCCCCTCCAACCCGCACCTCTTCCGGTGGCACCTGGTCTTCCGTGGTCAGCGGAG CGCACAGGCCTCGCTCCCCTCGGCAGAACAGCATGGGCGGGGCCTCCCCCggcccttcctccctccccttggCCCAGACTGGGACCACCCCCGTAGAACCTGCTACCACGCAGTCAGACCCATCACCCACTGCTGCTAGCCCTGCCCGGGATATGGCCGCCACTCCCTCAGAGG CAAAAGAGTCTCGGGTCCAGGAGACGAGACAGAACTCCCCTACGGCCAACAAGGAGAACATGAAGCCCCTGGAGAGCCCCCCTAGTATCAGCAGACCCCTCTCTAAAG GACCCCCCTCAATGGCACCAGACCACAGAAAACAAATAGACAACTTAAAGAAATTTAGTGTTGATTTTAGG tTGCAGTCCAGCTCGAACCCAGATCCACAGTTTGAGCAGATGACCAAGCCTCCACCAGATGCCGCGGGAGAGAAGCCCAAGGAGCTTCCTCTGGACAAGGGTTTGGAGGGGTCTGAGGAGGGCAACGTGGCCTCCACCGGGAGCAGCAAGGCAGGCAGCCCTGGAgcaccatcctcctctcccctctgtcctgcCCCGGAGCAGAAGAGGGGGCCTGACGTGACCTCGCAGGGTGTACAGACGTCTGCACCCACCTTCAGCGGAGGGGCCAAGTCTGAGGACAAAGAAGAAAAGGAGCCAGTCAAAGA TCAAATCATAAAGTCAACTCTCAATCCTAATGCCCATGAGTTCAAACCCAGGGTGTTCAATACTCAG CACAAACCGGCCACCACTCCAACCCCCCCGCGGCCACAGGGCCAGCCCAGCCCCTCCATCGTGGTGCAGCAGCCCCAACAAGTCTACAGCCAGACGGTCTGCTTCCCCCAGATGTACCCTCTGACCCCAGTCAGCCCTGGAGTTCAG aAAAGCATTATCTGGAAG TCTCCAGCCATGTACCATGTCCAGATGCCTCATATGACGGTGAGCCAGTCCAAGCCCTACAGACCAG TAGCCAACATGCCCCAGCAGAGGTCAGACCAGCACCACCCCCAGGGCACACCCACAATGATGCACCCAGCCCAAGCCGCGGGGCCGCCCATTGTGGCCCAAAGCCCCACCTATTCAACCCAGTACTTCACCTGCAGCCCACAGCAGTTTACCAGCCAGCAACTGATGCAGCAGATGCCCCACTACCAGTCACAG GCCCAGCATGTGTTCAGCCCGGTGATGCAGAGTCAGGCCAGGATGATGGCCCCTCCCAACCACGGCCAGCCCGGCCAGCTGGTCTCCTCCACCACCCAGTATGGCGAGCAGACTCACACCATGTATG TGTCACAAGGCCCCATGCCGCAGCAGTACCAGCACCCCCAACCCTCGGCCACGCCCACAGGTCAGGCCCAGCAGGGCGGGCAGCATGGGGGAAACCACCCGGCTCCCAGCCCCGTCCAACAGCACCAGGCTGCAGCCGCCCAGGCCCTGCACATGGGCAACCAGCCCCAGCAGCAGATGTACCAGGCCCTGGCCCCCACCCCGCCCTCCATGACCCCGGGGACCAACCCCCAGTCCCCACAGGGCAGCTTCCCCTCGGCCCAGCAGGCCGTCTACCTCCACCCCCAGCAGATGCAGCACGGCTACAACCCCTCCCACATGGCCCACATGCAGCAG GCCCATATGCAGTCTGGGATGGTTCCCTCCCACCCTGGCCACCCTCAGATGATGCTGATGGCCACCCAGCAGCCAGGCGGCCCCCAACTCCCCCAGAATGCCCTCAACCCCATCCCAGTGTCCTCCACTACACACTTCTCTTACTTGGCACACCCCCAAG TGCAACAGCACCATCAGTAG
- the LOC118357990 gene encoding ataxin-2-like isoform X6, whose translation MSMKQAGGNRKPGGGAAAGAGRQNLGRGRHSTKGTSAAVVFNGVYANMRMVHVLTSVVGSKCELKVKNGLVYDGVFKTYGPECDLVLDAAHRKIPKPSEGPRQEDIVESIIFKASDVVVVHFRDVDLNFASKNNFTDTAVSGRINGEHKEKDLEPWDGGEQQQHVVSGSLESLDTDVSNGWDPNDMFKYNEEQYGIMSTYDSSLSSYTVALERDNSEEFLKREARAAQLAQEIEASATYKARVALENDERTEEDKYSAVVRGEKGERGEREPHTLNRENKYIPPGQRNREGMSWGVGRQNSPKLVQSSSGPPRPGPHDYSPSSGADQRVVNGGPPRMSPKTQRTPRTHRVPPGGRVPPGVDFMPYNAPGEVPVPPPTRTSSGGTWSSVVSGAHRPRSPRQNSMGGASPGPSSLPLAQTGTTPVEPATTQSDPSPTAASPARDMAATPSEAKESRVQETRQNSPTANKENMKPLESPPSISRPLSKGPPSMAPDHRKQIDNLKKFSVDFRLQSSSNPDPQFEQMTKPPPDAAGEKPKELPLDKGLEGSEEGNVASTGSSKAGSPGAPSSSPLCPAPEQKRGPDVTSQGVQTSAPTFSGGAKSEDKEEKEPVKDQIIKSTLNPNAHEFKPRVFNTQHKPATTPTPPRPQGQPSPSIVVQQPQQVYSQTVCFPQMYPLTPVSPGVQKSIIWKSPAMYHVQMPHMTVSQSKPYRPGKVANMPQQRSDQHHPQGTPTMMHPAQAAGPPIVAQSPTYSTQYFTCSPQQFTSQQLMQQMPHYQSQAQHVFSPVMQSQARMMAPPNHGQPGQLVSSTTQYGEQTHTMYVSQGPMPQQYQHPQPSATPTGQAQQGGQHGGNHPAPSPVQQHQAAAAQALHMGNQPQQQMYQALAPTPPSMTPGTNPQSPQGSFPSAQQAVYLHPQQMQHGYNPSHMAHMQQAHMQSGMVPSHPGHPQMMLMATQQPGGPQLPQNALNPIPVSSTTHFSYLAHPQVQQHHQ comes from the exons ATGTCAATGAAGCAGGCCGGTGGTAATCGCAAACCCGGCGGTGGTGCTGCCGCTGGGGCCGGACGACAGAATTTGGGCAG GGGACGGCATAGTACCAAAGGTACTTCGGCAGCA GTTGTCTTCAACGGTGTATATGCAAACATGAGGATGGTCCATGTCTTGACATCAGTAGTG GGATCCAAATGCGAACTGAAGGTTAAAAATGGATTGGTTTATGACGGAGTGTTCAAAACATATGGCCCAGAG TGTGACCTGGTCCTAGATGCAGCCCACAGGAAGATCCCTAAACCCAGCGAGGGCCCGCGACAGGAAGACATTGTGGAAAGCATCATCTTCAAGGCTTCTGACGTGGTGGTGGTGCATTTCAGAGACGTGGACCTCAATTTTGCCAGTAAAA ACAACTTCACGGATACGGCGGTGAGCGGCAGAATCAACGGGGAGCACAAGGAGAAGGACCTGGAGCCGTGGGATGGAGGGGAGCAGCAGCAGCACGTTGTCTCAGGCAGCCTGGAGTCCCTGGACACAGACGTG tctaaTGGTTGGGACCCGAATGACATGTTCAAGTACAACGAAGAGCAGTATGGCATCATGTCGACCTACGACAGCAGCCTGTCTAGCTACAC TGTTGCCCTGGAGCGGGATAACTCAGAGGAGTTCCTGAAGCGGGAGGCACGGGCAGCCCAGCTGGCGCAGGAGATTGAGGCCAGCGCCACCTACAAGGCCCGCGTGGCCCTGGAGAACGACGAGCGCACCGAGGAGGATAAGTACTCAGCCGTGGTGCGCGGAGAGAAGGGAGAGCGTGGAGAGCGGGAGCCACACACACTCAACAG AGAAAACAAGTACATTCCCCCGggccagaggaacagagaggggatgTCATGGGGAGTGGGTCGTCAGAACTCCCCCAAGTTGGTCCAGAGCAGCAGCGGACCTCCACGGCCAGGTCCCCATGACTACAGCCCCAGTTCTGGAGCCGACCAGCGGGTTGTCAACGGAG gcccTCCCAGGATGTCACCGAAGACACAGCGCACCCCACGCACCCACAGAGTTCCCCCTGGGGGTAGAGTCCCTCCGGGAGTAGACTTCATGCCCTACAATGCTCCAGGAGAGGTGCCTGTGCCCCCTCCAACCCGCACCTCTTCCGGTGGCACCTGGTCTTCCGTGGTCAGCGGAG CGCACAGGCCTCGCTCCCCTCGGCAGAACAGCATGGGCGGGGCCTCCCCCggcccttcctccctccccttggCCCAGACTGGGACCACCCCCGTAGAACCTGCTACCACGCAGTCAGACCCATCACCCACTGCTGCTAGCCCTGCCCGGGATATGGCCGCCACTCCCTCAGAGG CAAAAGAGTCTCGGGTCCAGGAGACGAGACAGAACTCCCCTACGGCCAACAAGGAGAACATGAAGCCCCTGGAGAGCCCCCCTAGTATCAGCAGACCCCTCTCTAAAG GACCCCCCTCAATGGCACCAGACCACAGAAAACAAATAGACAACTTAAAGAAATTTAGTGTTGATTTTAGG tTGCAGTCCAGCTCGAACCCAGATCCACAGTTTGAGCAGATGACCAAGCCTCCACCAGATGCCGCGGGAGAGAAGCCCAAGGAGCTTCCTCTGGACAAGGGTTTGGAGGGGTCTGAGGAGGGCAACGTGGCCTCCACCGGGAGCAGCAAGGCAGGCAGCCCTGGAgcaccatcctcctctcccctctgtcctgcCCCGGAGCAGAAGAGGGGGCCTGACGTGACCTCGCAGGGTGTACAGACGTCTGCACCCACCTTCAGCGGAGGGGCCAAGTCTGAGGACAAAGAAGAAAAGGAGCCAGTCAAAGA TCAAATCATAAAGTCAACTCTCAATCCTAATGCCCATGAGTTCAAACCCAGGGTGTTCAATACTCAG CACAAACCGGCCACCACTCCAACCCCCCCGCGGCCACAGGGCCAGCCCAGCCCCTCCATCGTGGTGCAGCAGCCCCAACAAGTCTACAGCCAGACGGTCTGCTTCCCCCAGATGTACCCTCTGACCCCAGTCAGCCCTGGAGTTCAG aAAAGCATTATCTGGAAG TCTCCAGCCATGTACCATGTCCAGATGCCTCATATGACGGTGAGCCAGTCCAAGCCCTACAGACCAGGTAAAG TAGCCAACATGCCCCAGCAGAGGTCAGACCAGCACCACCCCCAGGGCACACCCACAATGATGCACCCAGCCCAAGCCGCGGGGCCGCCCATTGTGGCCCAAAGCCCCACCTATTCAACCCAGTACTTCACCTGCAGCCCACAGCAGTTTACCAGCCAGCAACTGATGCAGCAGATGCCCCACTACCAGTCACAG GCCCAGCATGTGTTCAGCCCGGTGATGCAGAGTCAGGCCAGGATGATGGCCCCTCCCAACCACGGCCAGCCCGGCCAGCTGGTCTCCTCCACCACCCAGTATGGCGAGCAGACTCACACCATGTATG TGTCACAAGGCCCCATGCCGCAGCAGTACCAGCACCCCCAACCCTCGGCCACGCCCACAGGTCAGGCCCAGCAGGGCGGGCAGCATGGGGGAAACCACCCGGCTCCCAGCCCCGTCCAACAGCACCAGGCTGCAGCCGCCCAGGCCCTGCACATGGGCAACCAGCCCCAGCAGCAGATGTACCAGGCCCTGGCCCCCACCCCGCCCTCCATGACCCCGGGGACCAACCCCCAGTCCCCACAGGGCAGCTTCCCCTCGGCCCAGCAGGCCGTCTACCTCCACCCCCAGCAGATGCAGCACGGCTACAACCCCTCCCACATGGCCCACATGCAGCAG GCCCATATGCAGTCTGGGATGGTTCCCTCCCACCCTGGCCACCCTCAGATGATGCTGATGGCCACCCAGCAGCCAGGCGGCCCCCAACTCCCCCAGAATGCCCTCAACCCCATCCCAGTGTCCTCCACTACACACTTCTCTTACTTGGCACACCCCCAAG TGCAACAGCACCATCAGTAG
- the LOC118357990 gene encoding ataxin-2-like isoform X1, whose protein sequence is MSMKQAGGNRKPGGGAAAGAGRQNLGRGRHSTKGTSAAVVFNGVYANMRMVHVLTSVVGSKCELKVKNGLVYDGVFKTYGPECDLVLDAAHRKIPKPSEGPRQEDIVESIIFKASDVVVVHFRDVDLNFASKNNFTDTAVSGRINGEHKEKDLEPWDGGEQQQHVVSGSLESLDTDVSNGWDPNDMFKYNEEQYGIMSTYDSSLSSYTVALERDNSEEFLKREARAAQLAQEIEASATYKARVALENDERTEEDKYSAVVRGEKGERGEREPHTLNRENKYIPPGQRNREGMSWGVGRQNSPKLVQSSSGPPRPGPHDYSPSSGADQRVVNGGITSRLSPCPSPSLRPPFCYQSGPSSLPSRVATPTRPPSRPPSWASRPSSHPSAHGAPALVSTMPNRRMSSEGPPRMSPKTQRTPRTHRVPPGGRVPPGVDFMPYNAPGEVPVPPPTRTSSGGTWSSVVSGAHRPRSPRQNSMGGASPGPSSLPLAQTGTTPVEPATTQSDPSPTAASPARDMAATPSEAKESRVQETRQNSPTANKENMKPLESPPSISRPLSKGPPSMAPDHRKQIDNLKKFSVDFRLQSSSNPDPQFEQMTKPPPDAAGEKPKELPLDKGLEGSEEGNVASTGSSKAGSPGAPSSSPLCPAPEQKRGPDVTSQGVQTSAPTFSGGAKSEDKEEKEPVKDQIIKSTLNPNAHEFKPRVFNTQHKPATTPTPPRPQGQPSPSIVVQQPQQVYSQTVCFPQMYPLTPVSPGVQKSIIWKSPAMYHVQMPHMTVSQSKPYRPGKVANMPQQRSDQHHPQGTPTMMHPAQAAGPPIVAQSPTYSTQYFTCSPQQFTSQQLMQQMPHYQSQAQHVFSPVMQSQARMMAPPNHGQPGQLVSSTTQYGEQTHTMYVSQGPMPQQYQHPQPSATPTGQAQQGGQHGGNHPAPSPVQQHQAAAAQALHMGNQPQQQMYQALAPTPPSMTPGTNPQSPQGSFPSAQQAVYLHPQQMQHGYNPSHMAHMQQAHMQSGMVPSHPGHPQMMLMATQQPGGPQLPQNALNPIPVSSTTHFSYLAHPQVQQHHQ, encoded by the exons ATGTCAATGAAGCAGGCCGGTGGTAATCGCAAACCCGGCGGTGGTGCTGCCGCTGGGGCCGGACGACAGAATTTGGGCAG GGGACGGCATAGTACCAAAGGTACTTCGGCAGCA GTTGTCTTCAACGGTGTATATGCAAACATGAGGATGGTCCATGTCTTGACATCAGTAGTG GGATCCAAATGCGAACTGAAGGTTAAAAATGGATTGGTTTATGACGGAGTGTTCAAAACATATGGCCCAGAG TGTGACCTGGTCCTAGATGCAGCCCACAGGAAGATCCCTAAACCCAGCGAGGGCCCGCGACAGGAAGACATTGTGGAAAGCATCATCTTCAAGGCTTCTGACGTGGTGGTGGTGCATTTCAGAGACGTGGACCTCAATTTTGCCAGTAAAA ACAACTTCACGGATACGGCGGTGAGCGGCAGAATCAACGGGGAGCACAAGGAGAAGGACCTGGAGCCGTGGGATGGAGGGGAGCAGCAGCAGCACGTTGTCTCAGGCAGCCTGGAGTCCCTGGACACAGACGTG tctaaTGGTTGGGACCCGAATGACATGTTCAAGTACAACGAAGAGCAGTATGGCATCATGTCGACCTACGACAGCAGCCTGTCTAGCTACAC TGTTGCCCTGGAGCGGGATAACTCAGAGGAGTTCCTGAAGCGGGAGGCACGGGCAGCCCAGCTGGCGCAGGAGATTGAGGCCAGCGCCACCTACAAGGCCCGCGTGGCCCTGGAGAACGACGAGCGCACCGAGGAGGATAAGTACTCAGCCGTGGTGCGCGGAGAGAAGGGAGAGCGTGGAGAGCGGGAGCCACACACACTCAACAG AGAAAACAAGTACATTCCCCCGggccagaggaacagagaggggatgTCATGGGGAGTGGGTCGTCAGAACTCCCCCAAGTTGGTCCAGAGCAGCAGCGGACCTCCACGGCCAGGTCCCCATGACTACAGCCCCAGTTCTGGAGCCGACCAGCGGGTTGTCAACGGAG GTATCACCTCGCGGCTATCTCCCTGCCCATCTCCCTCCTTGCGTCCTCCTTTTTGCTACCAGTCAgggccctcctctctcccatccaggGTGGCCACACCCACCCGGCCTCCCTCCAGACCTCCCTCGTGGGCTTCCCGGCCCTCGTCTCACCCCTCCGCTCACGGCGCTCCAGCTCTCGTCTCCACTATGCCCAATAGACGCATGTCCTCCGAAG gcccTCCCAGGATGTCACCGAAGACACAGCGCACCCCACGCACCCACAGAGTTCCCCCTGGGGGTAGAGTCCCTCCGGGAGTAGACTTCATGCCCTACAATGCTCCAGGAGAGGTGCCTGTGCCCCCTCCAACCCGCACCTCTTCCGGTGGCACCTGGTCTTCCGTGGTCAGCGGAG CGCACAGGCCTCGCTCCCCTCGGCAGAACAGCATGGGCGGGGCCTCCCCCggcccttcctccctccccttggCCCAGACTGGGACCACCCCCGTAGAACCTGCTACCACGCAGTCAGACCCATCACCCACTGCTGCTAGCCCTGCCCGGGATATGGCCGCCACTCCCTCAGAGG CAAAAGAGTCTCGGGTCCAGGAGACGAGACAGAACTCCCCTACGGCCAACAAGGAGAACATGAAGCCCCTGGAGAGCCCCCCTAGTATCAGCAGACCCCTCTCTAAAG GACCCCCCTCAATGGCACCAGACCACAGAAAACAAATAGACAACTTAAAGAAATTTAGTGTTGATTTTAGG tTGCAGTCCAGCTCGAACCCAGATCCACAGTTTGAGCAGATGACCAAGCCTCCACCAGATGCCGCGGGAGAGAAGCCCAAGGAGCTTCCTCTGGACAAGGGTTTGGAGGGGTCTGAGGAGGGCAACGTGGCCTCCACCGGGAGCAGCAAGGCAGGCAGCCCTGGAgcaccatcctcctctcccctctgtcctgcCCCGGAGCAGAAGAGGGGGCCTGACGTGACCTCGCAGGGTGTACAGACGTCTGCACCCACCTTCAGCGGAGGGGCCAAGTCTGAGGACAAAGAAGAAAAGGAGCCAGTCAAAGA TCAAATCATAAAGTCAACTCTCAATCCTAATGCCCATGAGTTCAAACCCAGGGTGTTCAATACTCAG CACAAACCGGCCACCACTCCAACCCCCCCGCGGCCACAGGGCCAGCCCAGCCCCTCCATCGTGGTGCAGCAGCCCCAACAAGTCTACAGCCAGACGGTCTGCTTCCCCCAGATGTACCCTCTGACCCCAGTCAGCCCTGGAGTTCAG aAAAGCATTATCTGGAAG TCTCCAGCCATGTACCATGTCCAGATGCCTCATATGACGGTGAGCCAGTCCAAGCCCTACAGACCAGGTAAAG TAGCCAACATGCCCCAGCAGAGGTCAGACCAGCACCACCCCCAGGGCACACCCACAATGATGCACCCAGCCCAAGCCGCGGGGCCGCCCATTGTGGCCCAAAGCCCCACCTATTCAACCCAGTACTTCACCTGCAGCCCACAGCAGTTTACCAGCCAGCAACTGATGCAGCAGATGCCCCACTACCAGTCACAG GCCCAGCATGTGTTCAGCCCGGTGATGCAGAGTCAGGCCAGGATGATGGCCCCTCCCAACCACGGCCAGCCCGGCCAGCTGGTCTCCTCCACCACCCAGTATGGCGAGCAGACTCACACCATGTATG TGTCACAAGGCCCCATGCCGCAGCAGTACCAGCACCCCCAACCCTCGGCCACGCCCACAGGTCAGGCCCAGCAGGGCGGGCAGCATGGGGGAAACCACCCGGCTCCCAGCCCCGTCCAACAGCACCAGGCTGCAGCCGCCCAGGCCCTGCACATGGGCAACCAGCCCCAGCAGCAGATGTACCAGGCCCTGGCCCCCACCCCGCCCTCCATGACCCCGGGGACCAACCCCCAGTCCCCACAGGGCAGCTTCCCCTCGGCCCAGCAGGCCGTCTACCTCCACCCCCAGCAGATGCAGCACGGCTACAACCCCTCCCACATGGCCCACATGCAGCAG GCCCATATGCAGTCTGGGATGGTTCCCTCCCACCCTGGCCACCCTCAGATGATGCTGATGGCCACCCAGCAGCCAGGCGGCCCCCAACTCCCCCAGAATGCCCTCAACCCCATCCCAGTGTCCTCCACTACACACTTCTCTTACTTGGCACACCCCCAAG TGCAACAGCACCATCAGTAG